From the genome of Glycine max cultivar Williams 82 chromosome 2, Glycine_max_v4.0, whole genome shotgun sequence, one region includes:
- the LOC102662686 gene encoding uncharacterized protein isoform X2: METHRLCVKRIWVQLLCLQPLFPRLVRTLEPAEDLLLHCATQHADDATNAESLDQNIADSSEYNDLLEVHTQHADGKNTDSGDQNTHSSEHDEQLFAPMIHIGSISSPL; the protein is encoded by the exons ATGGAGACTCACAGGCTTTGTGTCAAGCGTATTTGGGTTCAGCTGTTATGCCTTCAGCCCCTCTTTCCACGACTTGTTCGGACACTGGAACCCGCTGAAGATCTCCTTTTACACTGTG CCACACAACATGCAGATGATGCCACGAATGCTGAATCTCTCGACCAAAATATTGCAGATAGTTCTGAATATAATGACCTGCTTGAAGTGCATACACAGCATGCAGACGGCAAGAATACTGATTCTGGCGACCAAAATACTCATAGTTCCGAACATGATGAGCAATTATTTGCTCCTATGATACATATTGGGTCAATTTCATCCCCACTGTAA
- the LOC102662686 gene encoding uncharacterized protein isoform X1, with translation MTNTEAFQIKSISELLIHPLLWRLTGFVSSVFGFSCYAFSPSFHDLFGHWNPLKISFYTVVSSLLSIFMLFVKRCSGEHGKGFLLKAHVGFVVLGLTSLWSFLEDRGQQGKVEHGFGKMMNLTSTGAFALMAMSLSRQLQFGFDVGVFNFLVGCFLVTTMKMSLKLAPVAAFFCYVLVNIRSISDFLLDLRAHAATQHADDATNAESLDQNIADSSEYNDLLEVHTQHADGKNTDSGDQNTHSSEHDEQLFAPMIHIGSISSPL, from the coding sequence ATGACCAATACTGAAGCCTTTCAAATAAAGTCGATTTCAGAACTCCTAATCCACCCGTTGCTATGGAGACTCACAGGCTTTGTGTCAAGCGTATTTGGGTTCAGCTGTTATGCCTTCAGCCCCTCTTTCCACGACTTGTTCGGACACTGGAACCCGCTGAAGATCTCCTTTTACACTGTGGTAAGCTCACTTTTATCTATCTTTATGCTCTTTGTTAAAAGATGCAGCGGGGAACACGGGAAGGGTTTCTTGTTGAAAGCACATGTGGGTTTTGTGGTCTTGGGGCTTACCTCTCTCTGGTCTTTCTTGGAAGACCGTGGCCAACAAGGGAAAGTGGAACACGGGTTCGGGAAAATGATGAACCTCACTTCCACTGGGGCATTTGCCTTGATGGCTATGAGCTTGTCGCGACAACTTCAATTTGGGTTCGATGTtggtgtttttaatttcttggtTGGATGTTTCTTGGTCACAACGATGAAGATGAGTTTGAAGTTAGCTCCGGTTGCTGCATTCTTCTGCTATGTGCTTGTCAACATACGTTCCATTTCTGATTTCTTGCTTGATTTGCGTGCACATGCAGCCACACAACATGCAGATGATGCCACGAATGCTGAATCTCTCGACCAAAATATTGCAGATAGTTCTGAATATAATGACCTGCTTGAAGTGCATACACAGCATGCAGACGGCAAGAATACTGATTCTGGCGACCAAAATACTCATAGTTCCGAACATGATGAGCAATTATTTGCTCCTATGATACATATTGGGTCAATTTCATCCCCACTGTAA
- the LOC100811058 gene encoding ubiquitin carboxyl-terminal hydrolase 17 isoform X1, with protein sequence MLVPGILGFHGLVYVVLALGFAVIRHVWRNVEAKREEEGMMMMMRMVADADVTETEVAETAEVTVASEVEYSSPVPVDGSRWFQCAVCCAPTTMRCSRCKAVRYCSGKCQISHWRLGHKDECCPPTTTMELKDKNLSSRASVSKTESGLHEINGTHAGISSSNDSYSSPDPLVAARKSFDDNHHSRFAKPVCNDTTDYTSAASAHNKETVNMKCSENIEVKDSSASKRSKPNPSNATDETRFKSKFPKTKSDASHDEAANLGSHERRRKAAIVEKSATDTSKCKTVSHLSGSSKYAVIDDVEEESHLPKYREARRSSSSSRDRLSSATKGDFSSQSKCMTTDNNHTLPTKVSAIPNLPQNVRSGLKTSMQKVVQQFRSSKESRSNSISAENEMGFPYELFVELYCYDKMKLFPFGLTNCGNSCYANAVLQCLAYTRPLTSYLFQGFHSKRCQKKGWCFTCEFEYLIQKAKEGISPLSPIGILSKIHKIGSHLGRGREEDAHEFLRCVVDTMQSICLKEVGVSSPLAEETTLVSYTFGGYLRSKVLSQSNSLFFVKIKCLRCLGKSERYERMMDLTVEIDGDIGTLEEALGQFTAPEILDKDNKYNCSRCKTYVKARKKLTVLEAPNILTIVLKRFQSGNFEKLNKSVQFPEVLNMAPYMSGTKDKSPLYSLYAVVVHLDLDIMNAAFSGHYVCYVKNIQGEWFRTDDSRVEPVELSRVLSERAYMLLYARHSPKPLGLVSSNVISSAGKFKRRNLEAIPATSKTRSNSMATSGYSPSPQQKHGKYPNWNDADDSLSNDFAYPEEWRFQYGVRNTMVDSSSESSLFSSSDASSCSTASIKDSASSADFSDYIFGEVGPNWYSHYGLSSNMGASSSYDNLDTDFLVDSNGGASRRLQQDSEDKAVLYANKSKNHSGSRGIDLKRYITANHYDKKSGVHVRRTSGDASAQTFY encoded by the exons ATGCTGGTGCCGGGGATTTTAGGGTTTCATGGTCTAGTGTATGTGGTGTTGGCGTTGGGTTTCGCGGTGATTCGGCACGTGTGGAGGAATGTGGAGGCCAAGAGGGAGGAGGAggggatgatgatgatgatgaggatgGTGGCGGATGCTGACGTGACGGAGACGGAGGTTGCTGAGACGGCGGAGGTGACGGTGGCGTCGGAGGTGGAGTATTCTTCTCCGGTTCCGGTGGATGGTTCTCGGTGGTTCCAATGTGCGGTGTGTTGTGCGCCTACCACCATGCGGTGTTCTCGGTGCAAGGCCGTTAGATATTG TTCGGGTAAGTGTCAAATTAGTCACTGGAGACTAGGTCACAAGGATGAATGTTGTCCTCCAACTACCACCATGGAGCTCAAAGACAAAAACCTTTCTAGCAGGGCATCGGTATCCAAAACTGAGTCTGGTCTTCATG AAATTAATGGAACACATGCTGGTATTTCATCTTCGAATGACTCATATTCCAGCCCTGATCCTTTGGTTGCTGCAAGAAAATCATTTGATGATAACCATCACAGCAGATTTGCAAAACCTGTCTGCAATGATACTACTGATTATACAAGTGCTGCTTCTGCTCATAACAAAGAAACAGTTAACATGAAATGTTCCGAGAATATTGAAGTTAAGGATTCTAGTGCAAGTAAAAGAAGCAAGCCAAATCCTAGTAATGCTACTGATGAGACTCgatttaaatcaaaatttccCAAAACTAAATCTGATGCATCTCATGATGAGGCAGCAAATTTGGGTAGCCATGAACGCAGAAGAAAAGCCGCAATAGTTGAAAAATCAGCAACAGATACTTCTAAATGCAAAACTGTGTCTCACTTGAGTGGTTCAAGTAAATATGCTGTAATTGATGATGTAGAAGAAGAATCTCATTTGCCCAAATACAGAGAAGCACGAAGATCATCATCTAGTTCTCGTGATCGACTATCCTCAGCTACTAAGGGGGATTTTTCTTCACAGTCCAAGTGTATGACAACTGACAATAATCACACCTTACCCACAAAAGTTAGTGCTATTCCAAATCTGCCACAAAATGTTCGTAGTGGTTTGAAAACATCAATGCAGAAAGTTGTCCAGCAGTTTAGAAGCTCAAAAGAGTCAAGATCCAATTCAATATCTGCCGAAAATGAG ATGGGCTTTCCATATGAACTCTTTGTGGAACTTTACTGTTATGACAAGATGAAGCTATTCCCCTTTGGCCTTACAAACTGTGGGAACAG CTGTTATGCTAATGCAGTTCTCCAGTGCTTGGCTTATACCCGGCCTCTGACTTCATATCTTTTTCAAGGGTTCCATTCAAAACGAT GTCAGAAAAAGGGATGGTGTTTTACATGTGAGTTTGAATATCTAATTCAGAAGGCGAAAGAAGGGATTTCTCCACTTTCACCAATTGGGATATTATCTAAGATACACAAGATTGGAAGCCATCTAGGGCGTGGGAGGGAAGAAGATGCTCATGAATTTTTGAG GTGCGTGGTTGATACAATGCAATCTATTTGCCTCAAGGAAGTTGGTGTTTCAAGTCCTTTGGCAGAAGAAACAACTCTAGTTAGTTACACCTTTGGAGGTTATCTTCGATCTAAGGTTCTTTCCCAGTCGAACAGTCTATTTTTTGTTAAG ATAAAGTGCTTAAGATGCCTGGGGAAATCTGAGAGGTACGAGAGAATGATGGATCTTACTGTTGAAATTGATGGGGATATTGGGACTTTGGAGGAAGCTCTTGGACAATTTACAGCACCTGAAATCTTGGATAAAGATAACAAGTATAATTGCAGCAG ATGTAAAACATATGTGAAAGCCAGGAAGAAGTTGACAGTGTTGGAGGCACCAAATATTCTTACAATTGTATTAAAACGATTTCAG TCTGGTAACTTTGAGAAGTTGAATAAGTCAGTTCAGTTCCCTGAGGTTCTGAATATGGCTCCATATATGAGTGGAACAAAAGATAAATCTCCGTTATACAGCCTCTATGCAGTGGTTGTCCATTTGGATTTGGATATCATGAATGCTGCATTTTCAGGCCATTATGTCTGTTATGTGAAGAACATCCAAGGAGAATGGTTCAGGACTGATGACAGCagg GTAGAACCTGTTGAATTGTCGAGAGTCTTGTCAGAAAGGGCATACATGCTTCTTTATGCAAG GCACTCTCCAAAGCCACTGGGTTTAGTAAGTAGCAATGTAATCTCTTCTGCTGGAAAGTTCAAGAGGAGAAACCTGGAAGCCATTCCTGCTACTTCTAAGACAAGATCAAATTCCATGGCCACAAGCGGCTATTCTCCCTCTCCACAGCAGAAGCATGGCAAGTACCCTAACTGGAATGATGCCGATGATTCCTTAAGCAATGATTTTGCATATCCAGAAGAATGGAGATTCCAGTATGGGGTAAGAAATACAATGGTGGATTCTTCCAGTGAAAGTTCACTTTTCAGCTCTTCAGATGCAAGTTCTTGCAGTACTGCAAGTATCAAGGACTCTGCCAGTTCTGCTGATTTCTCGGATTACATATTTGGTGAGGTGGGACCCAATTGGTATAGCCACTATGGGCTTTCATCTAACATGGGGGCATCTTCCTCCTATGATAACTTGGATACAGATTTCTTAGTGGATAGTAATGGTGGTGCAAGTAGAAGGCTCCAGCAGGACTCAGAAGATAAAGCAGTTTTGTATGCTAACAAAAGCAAAAATCACAGTGGCAGTAGGGGAATTGACCTTAAAAGATATATCACTGCTAATCATTATGACAAAAAATCTGGTGTACATGTGAGAAGAACAAGCGGAGATGCATCAGCTCAAACGTTTTATTGA
- the LOC100811058 gene encoding ubiquitin carboxyl-terminal hydrolase 17 isoform X2 has product MLVPGILGFHGLVYVVLALGFAVIRHVWRNVEAKREEEGMMMMMRMVADADVTETEVAETAEVTVASEVEYSSPVPVDGSRWFQCAVCCAPTTMRCSRCKAVRYCSGKCQISHWRLGHKDECCPPTTTMELKDKNLSSRASVSKTESGLHEINGTHAGISSSNDSYSSPDPLVAARKSFDDNHHSRFAKPVCNDTTDYTSAASAHNKETVNMKCSENIEVKDSSASKRSKPNPSNATDETRFKSKFPKTKSDASHDEAANLGSHERRRKAAIVEKSATDTSKCKTVSHLSGSSKYAVIDDVEEESHLPKYREARRSSSSSRDRLSSATKGDFSSQSKCMTTDNNHTLPTKVSAIPNLPQNVRSGLKTSMQKVVQQFRSSKESRSNSISAENEMGFPYELFVELYCYDKMKLFPFGLTNCGNSCYANAVLQCLAYTRPLTSYLFQGFHSKRCQKKGWCFTCEFEYLIQKAKEGISPLSPIGILSKIHKIGSHLGRGREEDAHEFLRCVVDTMQSICLKEVGVSSPLAEETTLVSYTFGGYLRSKIKCLRCLGKSERYERMMDLTVEIDGDIGTLEEALGQFTAPEILDKDNKYNCSRCKTYVKARKKLTVLEAPNILTIVLKRFQSGNFEKLNKSVQFPEVLNMAPYMSGTKDKSPLYSLYAVVVHLDLDIMNAAFSGHYVCYVKNIQGEWFRTDDSRVEPVELSRVLSERAYMLLYARHSPKPLGLVSSNVISSAGKFKRRNLEAIPATSKTRSNSMATSGYSPSPQQKHGKYPNWNDADDSLSNDFAYPEEWRFQYGVRNTMVDSSSESSLFSSSDASSCSTASIKDSASSADFSDYIFGEVGPNWYSHYGLSSNMGASSSYDNLDTDFLVDSNGGASRRLQQDSEDKAVLYANKSKNHSGSRGIDLKRYITANHYDKKSGVHVRRTSGDASAQTFY; this is encoded by the exons ATGCTGGTGCCGGGGATTTTAGGGTTTCATGGTCTAGTGTATGTGGTGTTGGCGTTGGGTTTCGCGGTGATTCGGCACGTGTGGAGGAATGTGGAGGCCAAGAGGGAGGAGGAggggatgatgatgatgatgaggatgGTGGCGGATGCTGACGTGACGGAGACGGAGGTTGCTGAGACGGCGGAGGTGACGGTGGCGTCGGAGGTGGAGTATTCTTCTCCGGTTCCGGTGGATGGTTCTCGGTGGTTCCAATGTGCGGTGTGTTGTGCGCCTACCACCATGCGGTGTTCTCGGTGCAAGGCCGTTAGATATTG TTCGGGTAAGTGTCAAATTAGTCACTGGAGACTAGGTCACAAGGATGAATGTTGTCCTCCAACTACCACCATGGAGCTCAAAGACAAAAACCTTTCTAGCAGGGCATCGGTATCCAAAACTGAGTCTGGTCTTCATG AAATTAATGGAACACATGCTGGTATTTCATCTTCGAATGACTCATATTCCAGCCCTGATCCTTTGGTTGCTGCAAGAAAATCATTTGATGATAACCATCACAGCAGATTTGCAAAACCTGTCTGCAATGATACTACTGATTATACAAGTGCTGCTTCTGCTCATAACAAAGAAACAGTTAACATGAAATGTTCCGAGAATATTGAAGTTAAGGATTCTAGTGCAAGTAAAAGAAGCAAGCCAAATCCTAGTAATGCTACTGATGAGACTCgatttaaatcaaaatttccCAAAACTAAATCTGATGCATCTCATGATGAGGCAGCAAATTTGGGTAGCCATGAACGCAGAAGAAAAGCCGCAATAGTTGAAAAATCAGCAACAGATACTTCTAAATGCAAAACTGTGTCTCACTTGAGTGGTTCAAGTAAATATGCTGTAATTGATGATGTAGAAGAAGAATCTCATTTGCCCAAATACAGAGAAGCACGAAGATCATCATCTAGTTCTCGTGATCGACTATCCTCAGCTACTAAGGGGGATTTTTCTTCACAGTCCAAGTGTATGACAACTGACAATAATCACACCTTACCCACAAAAGTTAGTGCTATTCCAAATCTGCCACAAAATGTTCGTAGTGGTTTGAAAACATCAATGCAGAAAGTTGTCCAGCAGTTTAGAAGCTCAAAAGAGTCAAGATCCAATTCAATATCTGCCGAAAATGAG ATGGGCTTTCCATATGAACTCTTTGTGGAACTTTACTGTTATGACAAGATGAAGCTATTCCCCTTTGGCCTTACAAACTGTGGGAACAG CTGTTATGCTAATGCAGTTCTCCAGTGCTTGGCTTATACCCGGCCTCTGACTTCATATCTTTTTCAAGGGTTCCATTCAAAACGAT GTCAGAAAAAGGGATGGTGTTTTACATGTGAGTTTGAATATCTAATTCAGAAGGCGAAAGAAGGGATTTCTCCACTTTCACCAATTGGGATATTATCTAAGATACACAAGATTGGAAGCCATCTAGGGCGTGGGAGGGAAGAAGATGCTCATGAATTTTTGAG GTGCGTGGTTGATACAATGCAATCTATTTGCCTCAAGGAAGTTGGTGTTTCAAGTCCTTTGGCAGAAGAAACAACTCTAGTTAGTTACACCTTTGGAGGTTATCTTCGATCTAAG ATAAAGTGCTTAAGATGCCTGGGGAAATCTGAGAGGTACGAGAGAATGATGGATCTTACTGTTGAAATTGATGGGGATATTGGGACTTTGGAGGAAGCTCTTGGACAATTTACAGCACCTGAAATCTTGGATAAAGATAACAAGTATAATTGCAGCAG ATGTAAAACATATGTGAAAGCCAGGAAGAAGTTGACAGTGTTGGAGGCACCAAATATTCTTACAATTGTATTAAAACGATTTCAG TCTGGTAACTTTGAGAAGTTGAATAAGTCAGTTCAGTTCCCTGAGGTTCTGAATATGGCTCCATATATGAGTGGAACAAAAGATAAATCTCCGTTATACAGCCTCTATGCAGTGGTTGTCCATTTGGATTTGGATATCATGAATGCTGCATTTTCAGGCCATTATGTCTGTTATGTGAAGAACATCCAAGGAGAATGGTTCAGGACTGATGACAGCagg GTAGAACCTGTTGAATTGTCGAGAGTCTTGTCAGAAAGGGCATACATGCTTCTTTATGCAAG GCACTCTCCAAAGCCACTGGGTTTAGTAAGTAGCAATGTAATCTCTTCTGCTGGAAAGTTCAAGAGGAGAAACCTGGAAGCCATTCCTGCTACTTCTAAGACAAGATCAAATTCCATGGCCACAAGCGGCTATTCTCCCTCTCCACAGCAGAAGCATGGCAAGTACCCTAACTGGAATGATGCCGATGATTCCTTAAGCAATGATTTTGCATATCCAGAAGAATGGAGATTCCAGTATGGGGTAAGAAATACAATGGTGGATTCTTCCAGTGAAAGTTCACTTTTCAGCTCTTCAGATGCAAGTTCTTGCAGTACTGCAAGTATCAAGGACTCTGCCAGTTCTGCTGATTTCTCGGATTACATATTTGGTGAGGTGGGACCCAATTGGTATAGCCACTATGGGCTTTCATCTAACATGGGGGCATCTTCCTCCTATGATAACTTGGATACAGATTTCTTAGTGGATAGTAATGGTGGTGCAAGTAGAAGGCTCCAGCAGGACTCAGAAGATAAAGCAGTTTTGTATGCTAACAAAAGCAAAAATCACAGTGGCAGTAGGGGAATTGACCTTAAAAGATATATCACTGCTAATCATTATGACAAAAAATCTGGTGTACATGTGAGAAGAACAAGCGGAGATGCATCAGCTCAAACGTTTTATTGA